TTTCTCTTTTCATTGGATGTTTAAGTCTCACTTCGGCTCTGACATTATCAATCATGTCAGCACCCTTACAACAATGTCCGCCCAAACTAACGGGGTGGTCTTGCGCCACTTCTTGTCTTACCCAAACACCGTTTTGTACTTCTGCATTAATACCACATCCTACTGAACATGAGGTACATACTGATTTGACAAACTTCGATCCAGGGAAAGGATTTTTGATCTCTTCCTCCGTTGCCGGTCTCATCACGCCTTCGCTTGCAAATGCACTGGTAGCACCAAATGCACCGGCGACAGCTGCCATTTTTAAAAATGACCTACGACCGATTCGGGTGGAGAGCGCTTTTTGAGTTGTGTTTTCCATACTCAATGTCTCCTATTTCTATAACGCGGTTCGATAATATTCATCCCACGCTTCTGTTTTCTTGTAGAGAATCTCTTTTTTATCAGAGTGTCCTACAACAACGCCATTTGAACTGTATGTACTACTTTTTGTAGCTGCGGTTGCTGCCACAGTACCGACGGCACTTACGGCACCGACAACGGCTGCTTTTTTCAAAAAGCTACGTCTTTTCTCTTCCATATAGTCCTCCTTGCTAAAATTTACTTCTTGACACCAAGAAGTTTTGAAAAACAATTTAAAAATTGTCTTTCAAAAGTTCTATTGTTATCTCTTGCCGGCGTGGGAAAACCCCCACACCGATTCATTATAGAATATCTTTAAATTCTTCAGTGGTCGATGAATCTTCGATACTACACGAAGAGACTAACGAATCTGCTTCTCGTTTTGCTCTATTCTCAGCCCGTCTTTTTGCTTCCACGTCACTAATATATTCACACGATTCAGTCGCCGTGGCTACGACAGGTTTTTCTTTTGGTAATGGTTTTTTTACATCAAAATACAAGCGCTCAAATTCTAAAAAAGCATTGAGTACAACAGCCAAAGATCGATACGCATTGGCTTTGTCATGTTCATAAAGGTTTACGATAAATTCATCGAAAAATTCATTGATAATTTCGGTAAACAGACAATGTTGTACTGTCTCATATTGGGTTTCACCTTTTAAAATCAATTCAATTAATTCGTGCATAAATGTTACCAAAAATCCCACGCTGTCTTCATTATCATAATAATTTGCTTCGTTTCGTCTAATTTTGGTTTTTCCTAAAAAGTTTTTAACCGCAACGCGTTTCTTTCCGCTCTCCACCCCTTCATCATAATACGAGGCCGTATCTCGCAATGCGCGAGAATCTGGGTCATTAAATATATAATCATATTCATCGCACAACCCGCTCTCATGGTAGGTTTGAATAAATTCCTTGATCTCCTTAAGGGCTTCGCATGAGTTTTCATCAAGTGGATTAGAAATCATTACATCTAAAACTTCCAAAAGCCCATCAAACCGGTTTGGACGTGTTGTAAATACTAACATTTTGCTAAAAAAGCCATAATAAAGTGATCGTGCTTTGTAAAGAGATTCTTTTTGTGTCACGTGCTTCCTTTTTATTTAAAGTAAATAAAAATAGACCAATTTGACTCTGTCTAAAAAAAGACTAAAAAAGCCAAAATAAAAGTCCATCTATTCCCACTATATGGGAAGATTGTAAAGTTTTATCAAACTTCAATCTGCTTACTTTCTAGATAAACAAATAGATACTAGGTAAACAATTGTTTATCAATACAGTAAATCTACCATATCTAGGCTTAGACGAGAATTGGACTAAAAAAGTAACAGAATTGCTTAAATATGCCTTAAATATTCAAATTTTGCATATTACTAGGAGGAGGAAAACGGAATCAGTGAGACCGTTTTTTGTATTTATTTGTTTTGCTCTTCTTCTCTAACTTTTTCTAGATAAGAATTTAGCACCACTTTAGGCTTACAATCAGCACAGCAATAAAGGCTTCTGATTTTGACCTCATCATCGCCAAATATCGGTGTCATGATATCTGCAATTTTTTTAATGGCTTTGACCGTAGCAAACTCTTTGCCGCACTCAACACAGGCGAAAAGTTCGTCTTTTGCCATCACTTTTTGAGTAAACCAATCGGGTTTGAGGCTGATTTCATCTTTGACGACTCTCAAACAATCGGCTTCTGGACAGGTTACCTCACAATAGCCACAATCGGTACAGATTGAGGCATTGAATCGTAAGCTATTGTCTTCAGGATGCGCGGTGAGGGCTCTCACATTACAAGCGCCTACACAACTCAAACACAGTGTACAATTGGCTTCATTGATCTCAACACGACCATAATGGACATGTTCGCCAGTCTTGACGACACCCAAATCATCCTCACCCACAAGATGCGCCAGTCTCGCAGAAAAGATTTCACGTTTTTTTAAATCTTTTTCATTAATACCATACTGACATTCGCTCAATGATTCAAGTGCACCAAAAGCATCAGCTAATGCTTCTGAATCTTGACAAACATAAATCGCTTTTTTGTGATATTTTTTTTCAAAAATTTCATTGACCATCATGATAGCATCTCCTGTGCCTTTGGAGATAAAATCTGTATAGAAAATCACCGGATTTCCACTCGTTTGCAATAGTGTCATGAAATGTGCCTCATGAAGAAACTTTTCACCTGCAATCATAAAAGGAAGAACCTGTTTTGGCAAATCAACACGAATGGATTCAAGCGCCATCTTTTCAGGGATTATCAAAGCAATTTGATCGCGAAAATAACTACTTACTTCACTAAAAGCAACGCGAGGCATCTGCGTATAATCAAGCGCGCCACTAGGACACACACTCACACATCCCCCACAACCGTGGCAATCCACATGAGAAAAGACCAAATGCTTGCTCTCATCCTCTTTTAAAATCGAAACCGTTGGACAGACTTCAGCACACTTGCCACAGATCTCTTCGCGTCGCTCATGATACTGACAAATCGAGGAGTCATAGGTGACAAAATTTTTGTATTTATAGCCTTCTAAATTCTCTTTTACCTTCTTATAGATAGTATCAATATCTAAGACATTAGGATCAAAAGTCCCACTTTGCTTCATCGCAAATACGGGAGCATCAGGCCAGATAATTTGATCGCATTCCAAAGCATATTCTTCTGCATCTTTTAAAATTGTCACATTGAGTTTGCCAATATGTCCATTGACATCTAAAATCATCTCCGGATTTAAAGTAATGCTCATCAAGGCATCATCTTCAAGAAAAGGTGCATAAATATCACTTTTTTCATCTTGCGTTACAATCAGTAACTTATTGCCTACGGGCTCTTCATAATCAACATATTGTGCTAAATCAAAGTTATCCGCTCGTATATCATAGAGCTTTTTGACGTTAGTAATTTTTTGGCGTATGTCATCTTGTGAATGTTTTAAATAGAAGTTAATTTCCGGTGCATAGATTTGTGTATTTTTAATATTTTCATTTGAGACTAAATACTCTTGCTCATCCTGCTCATGTGCTACGGTGATACTCTCATCAAGAGGAAAATCAAGCTTTTCTTTAGAGAGAAATAGATATTCATTTTGCATGGTTGCGTTACCTTTTGGTCAAAATTATTTGACTAGATTGTAATTTTTTTTGAATTAATACCTCCTTAATTAAAATACTAATTTTATCATTTTATATCCATATTTTGCAGTAAAGATTAAAAAAATTTCAGATATAATATTTTCAAAATATCAAGAAGGATCACCGTTTTGGTCAAAAAAAGTTATATATTAGTCGCCCTAATTTTTGTGACAATACTGATAGGAACGTTATTCTCTTATACGCATGATCCATTAAAAGACCAAAATGAAATCCGGCTCGGTGCCTCTTTGCCGCTCAGCGGCATCAACCAAAACTTAGGCAAAGAGATTGTCATAGGGGCTGATACCTATTTTCAAAGCGTCAATGCAACCGGAGGCGTACACCATAAAAAAATCAAATTCATCTACTATGATGACAAATATGAACCAGAGATCACCTGGAGTAATACAAAGCGTCTCATTGATCATGATAGCGTTTTTGCGCTTTTTGAATTTGTCGGAACGCCCACGACCAAAAAAATCCTACCCCTTGTGGAAAAACGTGGCATTCCTTTTATCGCCCCTTATACTGGTGCCTCGTTTTTACGCAATCCCAAATTTAAAAATATTATTAATTTTAGAAGTTCGTATCAAGAAGAAGTTGATGCCCTCATTGGATACTTGACCAAAAACAAAAAGTTTTCAAAATTTTCAATTTTCTATCAAAATGATGATTATGGACGCGAAGGATACATTGCACTCTTAAAGGCATTGAAAAAAAGAGGCTTAGCGCTTGTCAGCGAAGGTACCTACAAGAGAAATACCCTCTTTGTGAAGCAAGCCCTCTATGATATCAAAGACAAAAAGCCCGAAGCCGTCATCTTAATCGGTTCGTATAAACCCACGGCCCGTTTTATCAAAAAAGCGAGAAAAGACAAGAGTTTCAAATCTGTCATCTTCTGTCCCATCTCTTTTGTCAATGCCAATGCATTGATGGAAGAATTACACAATAATGGGCACAATTTACTCTTTTCTCAAACCGTACCCACCTATACTAACAACACCGCACAAGCACAAGAGTATTTGAAACTATTGCAAACCTTTCATCCGCATCATCCCCCAACGTTTGCCTCATTTGAATCTTTTTTGGCAGCTAAAGTTTTAGTCAAAAGTATTGAAAAAATCAAAGGGAATATCACCACAAAAAAGTTTCTTGAAAATATCAAGACACCCCAAGAACACACACTTGAGGATGTCAATGTTCACTATAAGCATTCGCAACTACTCAACAGTGTGTATCTACTCAAATTCCAAGATGGTATCTTTAAAACAATTTGTGAGAAAAAATGAATGCTTTTGTGACGTATATCAATAAAATCTTAGAAAAAATCACCTTTACAAGTAAGACCAAGATATTAATTGGAACAACCTTTGGAGGGACGATTATCATCGGATTTTTGATGTTCATTTCGATTTTTGCTCTAAAATATGATTTTGAAGTCTTATTTCAAAATTATACCGCCCCGCAGGTGAAACTCGAAGAAATCAAAGATATTTATCAAGTCAATATCAAAGAAACACTCAATGCCATCGAAAATCAACAAATTAGCAATCAAGAGGGCATTGAAGTCCTACTGATTGCCAAACAAATTATTAAAAAACAGTGGAAGGAATACAAGCGGGGCACAGAAAAATCCATCGGAGGATTGCCAGAATTTGCCAATAATTGGCTTAACTTCTTTTTGCGCCCGCACAAAGATAACAATAACAATGAATTTACAAACCGCATCATCAATAATATAGAAGAAAAAATTCACAGCATCGATGAAAAAACCACCATCTTAATCACCTTACTCAAAAACAATACCAAAGAAATCACCCACGATCAAAAAATCAATGATATTATTTTGGAGACCAACTCCATTAGTATCTATCTCTCGAGTCTCATTACGAACAATTTACAACATGCTATCTCCAAAAAAGAGGCCAATGACCAGCTTTTTAGCACGAGTACCTATATGTTAATCCTGCTCATCAGCCTCACTTTTGCCTTTGTTGTCTTAGTCTCAATCATCATCATTAACAACTTTAAACACCTCCACTATACCCTAGAAGAGAATGTCATGAGAAAAACCAAAGCACTGCGTCAACTCAATAGTTCTCTGGAGAGTCGTATCAAAAAAGAGGTCGAAAACAGCAGAAAGCGCGATAATATTATGTTTCAACAAGCTAGGCTCGCTAGGATGGGTGAGGTATTACAAAATATCGCCCATCAATGGCGCCAACCGCTTGGCACTTTGATGATGATCGTGCAAAGTTTTCAGAGCAAGTTTTATGCAGGGAAACTCGATGTCGAATTTGTTGACAGTCGTGTTGAAGATGCGCTAAAAGTCGGCAAAAATATGTCGGATACCTTAGAAGATTTTAGAAACTTTTTTATGCCCAATCGTACCAAAGAGATTTTTGATGTCAAAGAGGCCATCAATAAAGCCATCAGCCTCTCAAAATATCAACTCAAAAAAGAGTACATAGAACTCACAAGCAATCGTGCGGGTTCCATCCAACTCTACGGTTTCAAAAATGAGCTGATTCATGTGATTTTAAACCTCATTAGCAATTCCAAAGATGTCCTCACATCACAACAAAATCTAGAATCCAAAAAGATACGCATCATCTTAAAACAGACACGCAAAAACATCCTCATCAGCGTCATCGACAATGGCGGCGGCATAAAAGATGATATAATATCTAAGATATTTGATCCCTATTTTACCACAAAACACAAGAGTATTGGCACGGGAATCGGCCTTTATATGTCGAAACAATTAGTAGAAAAACATATGAATGGAAAAATCAGTTGTAAGAATATTATCCATCGATTTGGAGAAGACAAATTTTTTCAATGCGCGATGTTTAGTGTAGAACTACCACTCAAAGGAGAGGCATAATGCAAAAAAGAAATCTTGATTTACTCGGGAACTTTAACGTACTGTATCTTGAGGATGAGCCCGAACTTCTCAAACACACATTTTCAGCCTTAGAAGATTTTGTCGGCACGATTTTTCCGGTACCTACCTGTGAGGAAGCCCTCAAAGTTCTCAAAACCAACAAAGTCGATATTATCATCGCCGATATCAATCTCAAATATGAAAATGGTATCGAATTTTTAAGATCTTTGAAATACGAACATGGCTATGAAATACCGGCCATCTTAACCACCGCCTTTACCGATACAGAATATTTACTTGATGCAATTAAACTCAAGATTGATGATTATATTGTCAAACCCATCAGCATCAAAGATCTTCTCAATTCCATTCACGATACACTGTTGCCTAAGATGCAACAAAAAGAGATTGAACGCTCTTATAATATGATTAAAACCATCTCTGCGATTATTGATGGGAAACAAATCGAATTAATTAAGTTTATCATCAAAAATCTCGATCATGATAATATGTTTAACTACTCCTATGGCGATATTATGGAAAAAGTCGATGTGAGTAAACCCACGGTTATCAAAGTGTTTCGTCAACTCGCTGAAAAAGAAATTTTGGTAAAAATCCAAAATAAAAAGTATTTTTTTGACGAAAACAAACTACCCAATCCAAACGAGGAATGACATGAAGAATAAATTTCGAGAAATCCCAAAGATAGATAAAATAGCACAAGATCCAATCTTTGAGGGATTAAACCAAAAACTTATACTTAAAATAGCCAAAGAGAAGATTGAAGCATTACGCGAAGCCTTGCGATCTGGAACAATAGAAAAAATTGACCAATCAGAACTTTTAGAAGCGGTCAAAAAAAGCTATCATGATCTCTTTTCTCCTTCACTCAAGCAGCTCATCAATGCAACAGGAGTCATCTTGCACACCAATATGGGCAGAAGCCTCATCAGTGAAACGTTGATAGAGAGAGCCAAACCAATC
This genomic window from Sulfurospirillum sp. 1612 contains:
- a CDS encoding response regulator, producing MQKRNLDLLGNFNVLYLEDEPELLKHTFSALEDFVGTIFPVPTCEEALKVLKTNKVDIIIADINLKYENGIEFLRSLKYEHGYEIPAILTTAFTDTEYLLDAIKLKIDDYIVKPISIKDLLNSIHDTLLPKMQQKEIERSYNMIKTISAIIDGKQIELIKFIIKNLDHDNMFNYSYGDIMEKVDVSKPTVIKVFRQLAEKEILVKIQNKKYFFDENKLPNPNEE
- a CDS encoding ABC transporter substrate-binding protein, with product MVKKSYILVALIFVTILIGTLFSYTHDPLKDQNEIRLGASLPLSGINQNLGKEIVIGADTYFQSVNATGGVHHKKIKFIYYDDKYEPEITWSNTKRLIDHDSVFALFEFVGTPTTKKILPLVEKRGIPFIAPYTGASFLRNPKFKNIINFRSSYQEEVDALIGYLTKNKKFSKFSIFYQNDDYGREGYIALLKALKKRGLALVSEGTYKRNTLFVKQALYDIKDKKPEAVILIGSYKPTARFIKKARKDKSFKSVIFCPISFVNANALMEELHNNGHNLLFSQTVPTYTNNTAQAQEYLKLLQTFHPHHPPTFASFESFLAAKVLVKSIEKIKGNITTKKFLENIKTPQEHTLEDVNVHYKHSQLLNSVYLLKFQDGIFKTICEKK
- a CDS encoding sensor histidine kinase, which gives rise to MNAFVTYINKILEKITFTSKTKILIGTTFGGTIIIGFLMFISIFALKYDFEVLFQNYTAPQVKLEEIKDIYQVNIKETLNAIENQQISNQEGIEVLLIAKQIIKKQWKEYKRGTEKSIGGLPEFANNWLNFFLRPHKDNNNNEFTNRIINNIEEKIHSIDEKTTILITLLKNNTKEITHDQKINDIILETNSISIYLSSLITNNLQHAISKKEANDQLFSTSTYMLILLISLTFAFVVLVSIIIINNFKHLHYTLEENVMRKTKALRQLNSSLESRIKKEVENSRKRDNIMFQQARLARMGEVLQNIAHQWRQPLGTLMMIVQSFQSKFYAGKLDVEFVDSRVEDALKVGKNMSDTLEDFRNFFMPNRTKEIFDVKEAINKAISLSKYQLKKEYIELTSNRAGSIQLYGFKNELIHVILNLISNSKDVLTSQQNLESKKIRIILKQTRKNILISVIDNGGGIKDDIISKIFDPYFTTKHKSIGTGIGLYMSKQLVEKHMNGKISCKNIIHRFGEDKFFQCAMFSVELPLKGEA
- a CDS encoding twin-arginine translocation signal domain-containing protein is translated as MEEKRRSFLKKAAVVGAVSAVGTVAATAATKSSTYSSNGVVVGHSDKKEILYKKTEAWDEYYRTAL
- a CDS encoding 4Fe-4S binding protein translates to MQNEYLFLSKEKLDFPLDESITVAHEQDEQEYLVSNENIKNTQIYAPEINFYLKHSQDDIRQKITNVKKLYDIRADNFDLAQYVDYEEPVGNKLLIVTQDEKSDIYAPFLEDDALMSITLNPEMILDVNGHIGKLNVTILKDAEEYALECDQIIWPDAPVFAMKQSGTFDPNVLDIDTIYKKVKENLEGYKYKNFVTYDSSICQYHERREEICGKCAEVCPTVSILKEDESKHLVFSHVDCHGCGGCVSVCPSGALDYTQMPRVAFSEVSSYFRDQIALIIPEKMALESIRVDLPKQVLPFMIAGEKFLHEAHFMTLLQTSGNPVIFYTDFISKGTGDAIMMVNEIFEKKYHKKAIYVCQDSEALADAFGALESLSECQYGINEKDLKKREIFSARLAHLVGEDDLGVVKTGEHVHYGRVEINEANCTLCLSCVGACNVRALTAHPEDNSLRFNASICTDCGYCEVTCPEADCLRVVKDEISLKPDWFTQKVMAKDELFACVECGKEFATVKAIKKIADIMTPIFGDDEVKIRSLYCCADCKPKVVLNSYLEKVREEEQNK
- a CDS encoding TorD/DmsD family molecular chaperone, which codes for MTQKESLYKARSLYYGFFSKMLVFTTRPNRFDGLLEVLDVMISNPLDENSCEALKEIKEFIQTYHESGLCDEYDYIFNDPDSRALRDTASYYDEGVESGKKRVAVKNFLGKTKIRRNEANYYDNEDSVGFLVTFMHELIELILKGETQYETVQHCLFTEIINEFFDEFIVNLYEHDKANAYRSLAVVLNAFLEFERLYFDVKKPLPKEKPVVATATESCEYISDVEAKRRAENRAKREADSLVSSCSIEDSSTTEEFKDIL